Within Pseudomonas sp. LBUM920, the genomic segment GCGTAGTGGTGAGTGGCGGAGGTGACGGCGGCGTGGCCGAGCCAGATCGTGGAGTCATGCCAGCCGGGTTGCGCCGGCCCCGCCTTCAACGCGTTGCGAAACAGCGTCCATTGCACGCCGAACACATTCCCCTGGGCGTCCTTGAGATTGGCGGTGACATACCACCATTCAATGCGAAAACCGTCATGGGGGCCGTGGTCCTCGGGAAAACTGAAGACCTTGCCGGGCACCACCTGAGCAAAGTCCGCCGCATCGCTGCCCAGGCCTGCGAAGCTTTCCGGCGGCGCGGGGGCTTTGTCGCACGCGGCCAGCAACAGCAAGGCGGCCCACAACCAGGCTTTAATCTTCATTGGCAAACGTCCTCAGCAAATCCGTCGGGCGACTGCGGTACAACTGCCACAACGGCCAGGCCGAGGCCAACAAGGTGGCCAGCAGCGCCAACCCCAACAACTGAGCGAGCTGCCAAGGGAACACCTGCAATGGCAGGCGCCAGCCGAATGCCTGCACGTTGATCACCGCGTCCAGGCACCACGCCAGCAGCAGGCCCAGCGGCAACGCCAGCACCAGGGTCAACACCGCCAACAGCCAGGTCTGGCCCAGGTTGAGCAACATCAATTGCCGACGCGTCACGCCCAGCGCCCACAGGGGCGCGAGTTGGCCCAGTCGACTCTGGCTCTGGGTCAGCAGGCTGATAAACAGCGCCACGCCGGCCACGCCGAGGGTCAGGCTGTTCAAGGCGGCGGTGGCGGCGAAAGTGCGCTCAAACACCTGGCTCGACCAGCCTTTGAGTTGCTGCTGATCGACAATGCGGCTGTCATCCAGGGCGAACGTGCGCTGCACCTCGCGCACCAGCGGTGGCACATCTTGCGGCTGCACCCGCAGGTTGAAGCGGGCCGGTGTCAGCGTTGGCCAATGCGCCAGCAGGTGGTACGAATTGACCAGCAGATGGCCTTTGGGGTTGCCGTAGTCGGCGTAAATTCCCACCACCTTGGGCGACCAGAGACCCTCAGGCGTGGGGATCGCGATGGCATCGCCCAACTGCACCTTCAAGCGCCTCGCCAATTGTTCGCTGAGCATGACGGTGTCGCCTTGCAGCAACTGGTCCCAAGGTGTGCTTGCCGCCTCCAGCAACGGCCAGTGCTGGCGGTAGGTCGGGTCGTCGACCACGCCGAACACATCCGCCGGCCAGCCCTGCAGTTGCACGGCAACCTGCCAGGTCGGTAGCACCGCCTGCACCAAGGGTTGCTGCGCCAACCACGTCGCGAGTTGCTCGGCCTGTGCCGGGTTTTGCGGGTTGAGGTACAGCTCCGCCGTGAGGCGTTGCTCCAACCAGTTATTGAAGGTCTGGCGAAAGCCCGAGGTCATGGAGCCCGCGCCGATATTCGCCGCCAGGGCCAGCAGCAAAGCCATCAACGCCAGGCTCAAGGCGGGCAACTGCTGGCGGCAGTCGGCAAGAAACCACTGGCCGAGCACGGAGCGGCTACGCCCGAGCACTGCCGTCAGCAGGCCGTTGAGCACCACCGGCAAGCCGAGCGCCGCGCCCAGCAGCAAGGCGGCCATCAACACAAAACCGGCCGCCAGGCTGTCGCCCAACCCTAGCGCCAGCAGCGCGATGACCAGCGCGGTAGCCGCCACCCAACCCTGGCGTCGCAACCAGCGCGCGTGCGCGTCATGCCAGGCCTGGGCATTGGCCAGTGCCAGCAGCGGCAAGCGCGCCGCTCGCCACAGGCTGCTGCCGCCGGCCAGCAGCGCGCCCACGAGACTCAGGCCCAACCCGGCCATCCACCACCACGGGCTGAGGCTCAACTGGCCCGGCACCTCGGCGCCGTACAGCCCACGTAAACTTGCGGCGACATCCGGCAGCAGCAGGCTCGCCAACAGATACCCGCTGGCGACACCGAGCACACCGCCGAGCAACGACAACACGCCGAGTTCGACGCCCAGGCTGAGGATCAGCATGCGCGCGCTGACCCCGCAGGCGCGCAAGGTACGCAATAATCCGCGCCGTTGTTCCAGCGCCAGGCCGATCGCGGCGTGGACAATAAACAGCCCCACCACAAAGGATAAAAAGCCCAAGGCGTCGAGGTTCAAGTGAAAGCTTTCGGTGAGGCGCGCGAGGTTGTTGTCTTCACCCTGCTTGAGTTGCAGCGCAGCCGGTGGCGTGGGATGACCGGCGGCAAAGGCCTTGTCCAGCAGCAGGCGCGACAGTTGCCCCGGCATGCCCAGCAGCGGTTGGGCAAAGCCGATATCGGTCAGCAACAGGCCCGGAGCCATGTCCTGCTGAACCTGCAACGGTGGCAAGGCTTGCCCGCTCGCGGTCAGCGGTTGCTCGCCTTCATGCAACCCCAGGGCCGACAAGGTGTGCGGTGCGATCCAGGTACGCCCCGGCGGGTTGAAAAACGCGATCATCTGCGCCTGGCTCAACCGCTGCCCCGCCACTGCCCCGCCGCCGGGCAACGACAGCGGGTCAATGCCCATCAATTGCAGGCGCAGGTCCTCATGCCCCTTGAGCTGCAAGCGCCCCTGCACCACCGGCGATACCGGCCACCCGGCACGGCGCAGCTCGGCAAACAGCGCCTGGGGGAAGCTGGCAGCGTCCGGCGCGCTGAGGCTGGCTTGCGGCTCACCGCCGATCAATTGACTGGCGCGTGCATAACTGTCCCGCGCCTGGCTGTTCAGCGCCTGCACGCCGGTCAACAGTGCGGTGGCCAGCCACAGGCCGGTCAACACGCTGAAAAACTGCACCGGGTGACGCCGCCAATGGCTGAGCAGTGCGCGCAACGTCCAATAAAAAACGCTCATCTCAACGCGCGTCCGCGGGCACGACACGGCCGCGATGCAAGACCACTTGCCGGTCCAGGCGCGCTGCGATGCGCGGGCTGTGGGTGACCATCAACAGGCTGGTCGCGCTGTCACGCAGCAGGTCCAACAGCAATTGCAACACGTCATCGCTGGTGGCTTCGTCCAGATTGCCGGTCGGCTCATCGGCCAGCAGCAAGCCGGGGCGCGAGGCCAGGGCGCGCCCCACCGCCACCCGTTGCTGCTGGCCGCCGGACAGTTGCTCGGGATAGCGCTTGAGCAAGTCACCCAGCCCCAGGCGCTCCACCAATTGTGCCTGCCACTGCGGATCGAAGCGCCCTGCCAGCCGCGCCTGGAACGCCAGGTTGTCCTCGACGCGCAAACTGCCGATCAGGTTGAATTGCTGGAACACCAGGCCGATTTCGGTGCGCCGCCAGTGAGCCAGCTGCGCCTCGGTCAGTTGGTCCAGGCGCTGTGCGCCGACCTGGATGCTGCCGCCGTCCACGCGGTCGAGCCCGGCCACCAGATGCAGCAGCGTACTTTTGCCGCTGCCCGACTCGCCCATCAGCGCAAGGCTGCTGCGTTCGCCCAGGTGCAAATCGACGCCCGCCAGCACCGTCAGCGAGCCCTGCGGGGTGGCGTAGCTTTTAAGGACACCGTGCACCTGCAACATAAAAGCGCTCACTTGAAAGACTGCAAACGAGGATAACGGCTGATTGTCGCGCCCACGCAATTTTTTCACATTGATTTCACCGCCCGCCTACCCTCGCCCCTCTAAATTGCCCACCACACGCCCACGGCCGGCAACTAGTTAGTTGCCGGCCGTGGCCACTTTTAACCGCTGGATGTTCAGCGAAAAGACAGCAGCCCTATGACAGCCTCTTGCTTAACTTCGGGCATCCGTCGAAGCGTTGCGCCTACTTCAATAAAAACAGTGCAGTACAGTGCCCATGGTGAATGATGTGGTTGACCTTACCCTGACCAAGCCGCGTTCGCGCCGCGGCTATATCAAGTGGTTGCGAAAGTGGTGGGCGGGCCTTGCAGTCATCGCGCTGCTGCTCGCCGGCTTCCTGCTGTGGCCCTCATCACCGCGTGACCTGAGCGTGGGCAATCGCTTGCTGAGCTCGCAGGTGCTGCCCAGCTGGCGCGACGGTGACCTGATCGTGCTGGTGCGCCATGAAGAGCGCTGCGACCGCTCGACAAACCCCTGTTTCGGCGGCGCCGAGGGCCTGACAGTCGTCGGCACCCAACGCGCGCAAGAACTGGGCAAGGCCTTCCTCAAACTCGGCATGGAAGGTAGCGACGTGCTTGCCAGCCCCGCATTGCGCACGGCCCAGACCTCACACTTCATGTTCGGCAATGCCGAGCTGACCTCCGGGCAGCAGGCGATCTGCGGCGCGGCCATTGGCGAAGAACTGCTCAGCCACAAGCAGCCCGGGCGCAACCTCGTATTTGTTACCCACAGCGGCTGTATTGCCGACTTCGAAAAGACCCTGGGTTTCCCCCACGCGGCCTTTCCCGAGTACGGCAGCGCCCTGTTTGTTCGGGTCAAGGCCAACGGCAAATTCGAGACCCTGGGCATCATGAACAGCCCCGGGTGGCCCGCCGTCCTGAAAAAACTCTAGACACTTTTTTACATATACCCACCTGTATGTTCAGCAAACCGACAGCCCTCTTCTGGCATGTTTAACTGCGCCTGTTACTTCAGGACGTCATGAATATTTTCAGTGGCTTAGTGAACTTTGTGACTTTTTCTTCTATTACTTACATGCCTCAGTACTCCACCGTTAAACGTCAAGGAGCGACGTTTTGATGACCCGTTTAAAACCTCTGCCGGTATTGTTGCTGGCCTTCGCCGTGTTCTATCTGCTGCCTTTGGGCCTGCACGGTTTATGGATACCGGATGAAACCCGCTACGCCCAGATCAGCCAGGAAATGCTGTTGAGCGGCAACTGGGTGGCGCCTCATTTCATGGGCGTGCGCTACTTCGAAAAGCCTGCCGCTGGCTATTGGCTGATCGCCATCGGCCAGTGGGTGTTTGGCGAAAACCTCTTCGGGGTGCGCATTGCCTCGGCCTTGACCACGGGCCTGAGCGTTGTGCTCGCGTACCTTATCGCCCGCCGCCTGTGGAACGACCCGCGCAAGAGCTTCGCCTGTGCCCTGCTCTACATGAGCTTCGGGCTGGTGGCGGGGCAAGCGGGTTACTCCAACCTCGATCCGCAATTCACCCTGTGGGTCAACCTCAGCCTGGTTGCTCTGTGGTTCGCGCTCGACAGCCGCACCTCACGTGGCCGGCTCGGCGCCTGGGCAGTGCTGGGCGTGGCCTGCGCCATGGGGTTTATGACCAAGGGCTTTCTGGCCTGGCTGTTGCCGGTGCTGATCGCCGTGCCGTACATGCTCTGGCAACGACGCCTGGGTGAATTGTTGCGCTATGGCCCGCTGGCGATCCTGGTGGCGGTGGTGCTGTGCCTGCCGTGGGTGTGGGCGATCCATCTGCAGGAACCGGACTACTGGCGCTTCTTCTTCTGGCACGAGCACATCCGCCGCTTCTCCTCCAACAATGCCCAACACGCCAGGGCCTGGTGGTTCTTCCTGCCGATCATGGTGGTGGCGTGCCTGCCATGGGCGGCGCTGTTGCCCGCGACCGTGATCAACGCCTGGAAAGACAAAGGCCAACCGGCGATTATTTTTCTGGCCTTGTGGCTGCTGCTGCCGCTGGTTTTTTTCAGCCTGAGCAACGGCAAGCTGCCGACCTACATCATGCCGTGTCTGCTGCCTCTGGCGTTGCTGATGGGGCATGCGTTGATCGACCTGATCAACCGCGGCAAAACATGCAGCCTGCGCATTAACGGCCTGCTCAATTTCGTCATCGGCCTCGGCGCGATGGCGACCCTGATTTACCTGCAGATCGACAAGCCGTTGTACAGCAACAGCCACGCCGAGATGTACAGCCTGTCGCTGACCTTCATCGTGCTGTTGGGCTGGATCCTGGCAAATCTGCTGCAAGCCTTCCGCCCGCTGACGCTGTGGGCCATGCCTGCGCTGGCCATCGGCGTGCTGGTGGCGCTGCTGCCTGCCGGCATGCCGCAAGAGGTTACCGATACCGAAATGCCCGACCAGTTCGTGCTTGAGCATCTGGATGAACTGCAACAAACCCATGCTTTGATCAGCAATGAACTGGGTTCGGCCTCGGCGTTGTCCTGGCGCTTGCGCCGCCCTGACGTGGCGTTCTACGACACCGAGGGCGAGCTGCGCTATGGCCTCAAATACGCAGATTCGGTGCACCGCAAAGTCAGCTTTGAAAATGTTCAGCCCTGGCTGAGCGAAGCCCGCCAACAAGGCTCGGTCGGCGTATTGATGCGCGTCAGAAGCACCAGTGAACATCGCGAAGAAGGGCAACTGCCACCCGGAGGCCAGCGCTACCGCAAGGGCGCCATGCTGCTGATCATTTATCCCAAACTTCCTTGACGTCATGCCCACCGTGAGAGCCGCCGATGAATTTCTGGAAAACCGAACGCGGCGCGCTGGTGCTGCTGCTGGGCGTCTCGGCGTTACTCCTGCTGCTGGGCCTGGGCAGTCGCGATTTGTGGGGGCCGGAGACCCGTTGGGCCAACATCGCCCTGCAGATGCTGCAAAGCGGTGACTACTTCGACCCCTACCTCAAGGGCGCACCGTACTACGACAAACCGCTGCCCTCTTACTGGCTGATTACCGCGTGCGCCAACCTGATGGGCGGACTCGGGCCATGGTCGCTGCGCCTGTCATCCGTGATCGCGGCCTGGCTGAGCATCTGGCTGGTCTACCTGATCGGCGAGCGCCTGTTTCGTAAAGGCACCGGGCTGATTGCCGGCTGGATGCTGGCGACCACCTTCTACTTTCTGTTCTGGGCCCGCGTGGCCACAGCCGATGTGCTGACCGTGTGTGGCGTGCTGTCGGCGGTCTGGTGGTATTGGCGCGGTCCGGACGACACGCGGCTGGGACGCTACACGGTATTTTTCCTGCTGCTGGCGGCAACGTCGCTGTTCAAAGGTTTGATCGGCTTCGTGTTGCCGGGCCTGGTGCTGTTGCCGCACCTGCTCAGCGAACACCGCTACCGGCGCCACCTCAACCTGCGCCTGCTGCTGGCCATGCTGATCGCGGCGGCGTTCTATTCGATTCCCTTCGTGTTGTCCCACTTTTACGGGGCACCCACCTATGGCGAGAGCGGCCTTGAACTGGTGTTCAAGGAAAACGTCGTGCGCTTTTTCGACCCCTTCGACCACATGGGGCCGATCTATACCTACCTGATCTACCTGCCCGCCTACACCCTGCCCTGGGCGCCGTGCTGGCTGCTCGGCGTGTGGCTGGCGCTGCGCCATTGGCGCCAAACGCCTCCTAACGTGCGCTGGCTGGTGTGGGGCCTGGGCCTGTTGTTTGTGTTCTTTACCGCCAGCGGCAGCCGCCGCAGTTATTACGTGTTGCCGCTGGTGCCTTTCGCCCAGCTGCTGGGCGCCTGGTGGCTGAGTGAACGCCTGCAGCAGCAACCGGCCCGTTGGCCGCGCTGGCAGAAGGCGTTTGGCATCACCGCCGGCGTGTTGCTGCTGGTGCTGGGCGTGGTCTACCCCTGGACCACCGGCAACGGCGGCGTCACCCGATTCGCCGAGGATGTGCACGCCGAGGCGGTGAAAAGCGCGCCGTGGAATCAGTGGCAGATGGTGCTGGTGGAAGTCGACAACAAGGTCCCGATGTACCTGCAAAACGGCGGCAAGCCGTTTTACTACGTGAGCGAAACCCAGGACTTCCCGCGTCAGGGCGACAGCGCCGCCCTGATGGCCTGGCTGGAAAAAACCAGCGGCCAGGGGTTCGACCCGCAGCACACGATCATCGTCGCGCAATACTCAAAGGAAGACCCCACACCGTTGGCCTACCTGGGCACGGATCATCAGGTGATCACCACGCAGCCGGACAATGGCGAGCGGCTGTTCCAGAAACGTTCGGGCGGCAGTGTGGCGTTTATTCCTGTGCCACGCTGACAGGCCCGCTCAGGCGCTGCGAGTCTTCACCCGTGCGTGGAACCCCGCCAGCACCGCCTGCGGTTTTTCCAGCATCAGTTGGTGACCGCAATTCTCCAACACTTGAAACACCGCGTTGGGCAACTGCGCTGCCAGAGCTTGCCCGCCACTGGCGGGCGTGAGGCCGTCACTGTCGCCGGCCAGCACGCTGACCGGCAACAGCAGGCTGCGAACCTGATCGGCGTCCGGCCATTGGGCGTGCTTCATCAGCGCCTTGAACATGGACAGGCGGTTGCGTTCAGTGAGTTTCTCTTCATAGGCCACCAGCGCCGGGTCGGCCGTGGCGTGCCAGGCGCGCTCGCGAAAGCCCTTGGCCAACACAGGACGCAGCCATTCCAACAGCCACGCAGGTAAAGCCATCAGGCCACCGCCTGTCACCGGTCGATGCAGCTGCGTGCCCAGTAACAGCGCCGCGTCGACGGGCACTGCGGGCTTGGCCAGCAAGGTGCTCAAGCTCAGCCCGGTGCCGAAGGAATGCGCCACGATCACGTTGCGAGCACCGCCGTAGCGTTGCAGGATCGCCAGGTAGTCGGCCACCAGCTCCGACCAGGCATAGGCAGTGGCTTTTCGCGGTTTGGCGCTGTCGCCGTGGCCGAGCAGGTCCCAGGCGACCAGGCTGTAACCCTCAGCCTTCAGCGCCTGCCATTGCAGGCGCCATTGGTCCTTGTTGCCGCCGGCGCCATGGCAGAAAAACACCACGGTGGCGGTTTCGGGCGTGCCGCGGTGGTGGGCGATGCTCAGGGATCGGCCGCGACGGATCTCCACGGCTTCACCGCGCACCACTGGCAACTGGCTAAGGTTGGCACTCATAAACACTGCATTCCTCGATCAAAAAACTCGGTCAGTGTGGCGGCGGCCTTGCCGGCGCCTGCATTAAAGCGTGTCGGCCTCAAGCACGGCGGCGTTCGGCACGCACTGCAATAGCGCTCGGGTATAGGGATGCCGCGCATCGGCAAACAATCTGTCAGTCTCGCCCTGCTCGACCACACGGCCGTGTTGCATCACGGCAATGCGATCACACAACCGCGCCGCCACGCGCAGGTCGTGGGTGATAAACACGATGCTCAATTTAAGGCGCCGTTGCAGCGACTCAAGCAGCTCCAGAATCTGCACCTGAATCAACGCATCCAGAGCCGAAACACACTCATCGGCAATCAGGATTTTCGGTTCCACCGCCAATGCACGGGCGATGCCGATGCGTTGGCGCTGGCCCCCGGAAAATTCGTGCGGGTAGCGCTCGAAGGCCGAGGCCGGCAGGCCCACCAGGTCAAGCAATTGCCGCGCGCGCTGTTCGGCGTCAGCCCTGGAGCGGCCCTGCACCCGCGGCCCGGTCATGATGATGCGGCCTACCGTCTGGCGCGGGTTGAGCGAGGCGAACGGGTCCTGGAAGATCATCTGCACCGCGCTGCGCAACGGGCGCAGGCGCCGTTCCGATAAACCGACAACCTCCTGGCCGAGCCATTGGATGTGCCCGCTGTCGGCATGCAACAAGCGCACGAGGCAGCGGCCCAAGGTGGATTTGCCCGAGCCGGACTCACCCACAATCCCCAGGGTTTCGCCTTCGCGCAGTTGCAATTGAACCGCGTCCAGCGCTTGCGTGGTGCGGCGCGCGCCCCACCCTGCACGGGTGCTGAAGACCTTGCCCAGTTGCTCGGCCTTGAGCACCACGGCGCCGTCCACCGCCGTACGCGGTGCCAGCGGCTGTGCCGACACCGCCGCCAGCAGTTGCCGGGTATACGCCGCCTGCGGCTCGCGCAACACCTGGCGGGCGCTGCCCTGCTCCACCAGATGGCCCTTTTGCAACACCAGCACGCGGTTGGCAATCGCCTCGACCACGGCAAAATCATGGGTGATAAACAACAGCGCCATGCCCTTGTCCTGTTGGATTTTGCGCAACAGGTCGAGGATCTGCGCCTGAGTGGTCACATCCAGGGCCGAGGTCGGTTCATCGGCAATCAACAGCGCCGGATCGAACGCCAGGGCCATGGCGATCACCACCCGTTGGCGCTGCCCGCCGGACAGCTCGAACGGATAAGCCAGGCGCAGGCGTTCAGGGTCGGGCAGGCCGACATAACCGAGCAGGTCGACCACGCGCCGACGGCGCTCGCGCACCGCGTTCACCCCATGGGCGCGCAGGGTTTCGTCGATCTGCTCACCCACGCGCAGCAGCGGGTTAAGGGCGCTCACCGGCTCCTGAAAGACCATGCTGATATCGCGCCCGCGCAGTTGGCGCATGGCGGTGTCGCTGAGGGCGGCCAGGTCTTGATCACGAAACGCCAGGCGCCCACTTTCCACCGTCAACGGCGTCGGCAGTTGACGCAGCAACGCCTTGGCCAGCATCGACTTGCCCGAACCGGACTCGCCCACCACACACAGGCATTCGCCGCTGCGCAATTGCAGCGTCAGGTCATACAGCGCATGGCTGCGGTCCGCACCGGGCGGCAAGGCGATACGCAGGTTCTCGACACGCAATAACGTCATAGCGACCTCCCCGGTTCAAAAGCCACGCGCAAGCCTTCGCCCACCCGGTTCACCGCCAGCACGCACAGCACAATCGCCAGGCCCGGCAAAAAGCTCATCCACCAGGCCTCGCGCAACACGCCACGCGAGGCGTTGATCATGTAGCCCCAGCTCATCGCTTCCGGGTCGCTCAACCCGAGGAACGCCAGCGCCGCCTCAGTGAGGATCGCCGTGGCCATCACAAAGGTCATCACCACCAGCAACGGCGCCAGGGCGTTCGGCAGGATCTGTTGGGTGATGATCCCCAGTGGCGATTGCCCCAGCACCCGCGCGGCTTGCACAAACTCACGCTGGCGCAGGGTAAGGAATTCACTGCGCACCAGGCGCGCCACCGCCGGCCAGGCAACCAGGGCGATGGCCAGCACAATGGTGCCCAGGGACGGCTCCAGCACCGCCACCAAAATCACCGCCAGCACCAGCTGCGGGATAATCTGAAAGAACTCGGCGACGCGCATCAGCACGCCGTCGAGCCAACCGCCGAAATAACCGGCCAGCGCGCCGACGATCAAGCCGACCAGCAAGGTTGCCAGGCTCGCCAATGCGCCCACGGCCAGGGACACGCGGGCGCCGTAGAGCAAACCGCTGCCCAGGTCGCGGCCGAGTAAATCGCTGCCCAGCCAATGCGCCGAATCATGGAACGGGGCGAGCATCGGCTGGGTGTTCATCTCCCATGGCGAACTGTGGGTGAGCCACGGCGCGGCAATCGCCAACCCCGCGAGTACCAGCAAAAATACCGCGCCCAGCAACGCCGAAGGCTGGCGGATAAAGCGTTTGAGCAGCGCCATCAGCCCTGCCCTCCGGCGCCGATGCGCGGGTCGAGGAAACGGCAGATCACATCGGTCAACACGTTGAAGCCCACCACCAGGATCGAAATCACT encodes:
- a CDS encoding glycosyltransferase family 39 protein; amino-acid sequence: MNFWKTERGALVLLLGVSALLLLLGLGSRDLWGPETRWANIALQMLQSGDYFDPYLKGAPYYDKPLPSYWLITACANLMGGLGPWSLRLSSVIAAWLSIWLVYLIGERLFRKGTGLIAGWMLATTFYFLFWARVATADVLTVCGVLSAVWWYWRGPDDTRLGRYTVFFLLLAATSLFKGLIGFVLPGLVLLPHLLSEHRYRRHLNLRLLLAMLIAAAFYSIPFVLSHFYGAPTYGESGLELVFKENVVRFFDPFDHMGPIYTYLIYLPAYTLPWAPCWLLGVWLALRHWRQTPPNVRWLVWGLGLLFVFFTASGSRRSYYVLPLVPFAQLLGAWWLSERLQQQPARWPRWQKAFGITAGVLLLVLGVVYPWTTGNGGVTRFAEDVHAEAVKSAPWNQWQMVLVEVDNKVPMYLQNGGKPFYYVSETQDFPRQGDSAALMAWLEKTSGQGFDPQHTIIVAQYSKEDPTPLAYLGTDHQVITTQPDNGERLFQKRSGGSVAFIPVPR
- a CDS encoding FtsX-like permease family protein, whose product is MSVFYWTLRALLSHWRRHPVQFFSVLTGLWLATALLTGVQALNSQARDSYARASQLIGGEPQASLSAPDAASFPQALFAELRRAGWPVSPVVQGRLQLKGHEDLRLQLMGIDPLSLPGGGAVAGQRLSQAQMIAFFNPPGRTWIAPHTLSALGLHEGEQPLTASGQALPPLQVQQDMAPGLLLTDIGFAQPLLGMPGQLSRLLLDKAFAAGHPTPPAALQLKQGEDNNLARLTESFHLNLDALGFLSFVVGLFIVHAAIGLALEQRRGLLRTLRACGVSARMLILSLGVELGVLSLLGGVLGVASGYLLASLLLPDVAASLRGLYGAEVPGQLSLSPWWWMAGLGLSLVGALLAGGSSLWRAARLPLLALANAQAWHDAHARWLRRQGWVAATALVIALLALGLGDSLAAGFVLMAALLLGAALGLPVVLNGLLTAVLGRSRSVLGQWFLADCRQQLPALSLALMALLLALAANIGAGSMTSGFRQTFNNWLEQRLTAELYLNPQNPAQAEQLATWLAQQPLVQAVLPTWQVAVQLQGWPADVFGVVDDPTYRQHWPLLEAASTPWDQLLQGDTVMLSEQLARRLKVQLGDAIAIPTPEGLWSPKVVGIYADYGNPKGHLLVNSYHLLAHWPTLTPARFNLRVQPQDVPPLVREVQRTFALDDSRIVDQQQLKGWSSQVFERTFAATAALNSLTLGVAGVALFISLLTQSQSRLGQLAPLWALGVTRRQLMLLNLGQTWLLAVLTLVLALPLGLLLAWCLDAVINVQAFGWRLPLQVFPWQLAQLLGLALLATLLASAWPLWQLYRSRPTDLLRTFANED
- a CDS encoding ABC transporter permease; amino-acid sequence: MALLKRFIRQPSALLGAVFLLVLAGLAIAAPWLTHSSPWEMNTQPMLAPFHDSAHWLGSDLLGRDLGSGLLYGARVSLAVGALASLATLLVGLIVGALAGYFGGWLDGVLMRVAEFFQIIPQLVLAVILVAVLEPSLGTIVLAIALVAWPAVARLVRSEFLTLRQREFVQAARVLGQSPLGIITQQILPNALAPLLVVMTFVMATAILTEAALAFLGLSDPEAMSWGYMINASRGVLREAWWMSFLPGLAIVLCVLAVNRVGEGLRVAFEPGRSL
- a CDS encoding ABC transporter ATP-binding protein, producing MLQVHGVLKSYATPQGSLTVLAGVDLHLGERSSLALMGESGSGKSTLLHLVAGLDRVDGGSIQVGAQRLDQLTEAQLAHWRRTEIGLVFQQFNLIGSLRVEDNLAFQARLAGRFDPQWQAQLVERLGLGDLLKRYPEQLSGGQQQRVAVGRALASRPGLLLADEPTGNLDEATSDDVLQLLLDLLRDSATSLLMVTHSPRIAARLDRQVVLHRGRVVPADAR
- the arnT gene encoding lipid IV(A) 4-amino-4-deoxy-L-arabinosyltransferase, coding for MTRLKPLPVLLLAFAVFYLLPLGLHGLWIPDETRYAQISQEMLLSGNWVAPHFMGVRYFEKPAAGYWLIAIGQWVFGENLFGVRIASALTTGLSVVLAYLIARRLWNDPRKSFACALLYMSFGLVAGQAGYSNLDPQFTLWVNLSLVALWFALDSRTSRGRLGAWAVLGVACAMGFMTKGFLAWLLPVLIAVPYMLWQRRLGELLRYGPLAILVAVVLCLPWVWAIHLQEPDYWRFFFWHEHIRRFSSNNAQHARAWWFFLPIMVVACLPWAALLPATVINAWKDKGQPAIIFLALWLLLPLVFFSLSNGKLPTYIMPCLLPLALLMGHALIDLINRGKTCSLRINGLLNFVIGLGAMATLIYLQIDKPLYSNSHAEMYSLSLTFIVLLGWILANLLQAFRPLTLWAMPALAIGVLVALLPAGMPQEVTDTEMPDQFVLEHLDELQQTHALISNELGSASALSWRLRRPDVAFYDTEGELRYGLKYADSVHRKVSFENVQPWLSEARQQGSVGVLMRVRSTSEHREEGQLPPGGQRYRKGAMLLIIYPKLP
- a CDS encoding alpha/beta fold hydrolase: MSANLSQLPVVRGEAVEIRRGRSLSIAHHRGTPETATVVFFCHGAGGNKDQWRLQWQALKAEGYSLVAWDLLGHGDSAKPRKATAYAWSELVADYLAILQRYGGARNVIVAHSFGTGLSLSTLLAKPAVPVDAALLLGTQLHRPVTGGGLMALPAWLLEWLRPVLAKGFRERAWHATADPALVAYEEKLTERNRLSMFKALMKHAQWPDADQVRSLLLPVSVLAGDSDGLTPASGGQALAAQLPNAVFQVLENCGHQLMLEKPQAVLAGFHARVKTRSA
- a CDS encoding histidine phosphatase family protein; protein product: MVNDVVDLTLTKPRSRRGYIKWLRKWWAGLAVIALLLAGFLLWPSSPRDLSVGNRLLSSQVLPSWRDGDLIVLVRHEERCDRSTNPCFGGAEGLTVVGTQRAQELGKAFLKLGMEGSDVLASPALRTAQTSHFMFGNAELTSGQQAICGAAIGEELLSHKQPGRNLVFVTHSGCIADFEKTLGFPHAAFPEYGSALFVRVKANGKFETLGIMNSPGWPAVLKKL
- a CDS encoding ABC transporter ATP-binding protein — protein: MTLLRVENLRIALPPGADRSHALYDLTLQLRSGECLCVVGESGSGKSMLAKALLRQLPTPLTVESGRLAFRDQDLAALSDTAMRQLRGRDISMVFQEPVSALNPLLRVGEQIDETLRAHGVNAVRERRRRVVDLLGYVGLPDPERLRLAYPFELSGGQRQRVVIAMALAFDPALLIADEPTSALDVTTQAQILDLLRKIQQDKGMALLFITHDFAVVEAIANRVLVLQKGHLVEQGSARQVLREPQAAYTRQLLAAVSAQPLAPRTAVDGAVVLKAEQLGKVFSTRAGWGARRTTQALDAVQLQLREGETLGIVGESGSGKSTLGRCLVRLLHADSGHIQWLGQEVVGLSERRLRPLRSAVQMIFQDPFASLNPRQTVGRIIMTGPRVQGRSRADAEQRARQLLDLVGLPASAFERYPHEFSGGQRQRIGIARALAVEPKILIADECVSALDALIQVQILELLESLQRRLKLSIVFITHDLRVAARLCDRIAVMQHGRVVEQGETDRLFADARHPYTRALLQCVPNAAVLEADTL